A window from Candidatus Gracilibacteria bacterium encodes these proteins:
- a CDS encoding portal protein, with translation MDVAKRYSKELDRLKKNVRNSYQNFQPNYKRFNEFRRFVFDSSLTDDDRMILDALKKPKIEFNIGEAYISRLRGEFSKQQPSIVVTADDGAKVSAELIDVVGAHLKHILFDANKNSCEYNVYTDILSGGFSAIKIWTEYAHPMSFNQVIKFDRVYDPTLVGFDPLARLPHKGDGRWCFELFPKSREEFEEEHPDVDLHGIDFTRNVEGFNWSYSNNQEDVLLLCDYYEKKKRKKRIVELVNGYTMTVDDYEQFLFHWNESGLIEQAPKIKGKPRWTEIETICRYRFIENKVIEYVETDYPALPIVFVDGNSILIRDGSNQGSFIQMTRPYIYHLKGLQQLKNFAGQTLANELENLVQHKFKVAKESLPDEQAYLDAYTNIQLANTLVYKAFKDNDPTQAVPAPMEIQRVPPPAEVINTFTLVDQMAQSILGSYDASLGINDNQLSGTAIVEGATQSNAAAMPYIVGFLQALTQVANIVVQLIPKYYVTPRTIPVVNGEGEREYQKINQPGGVYTNYDENALSVKVEAGVNFAIQKSRSLNQIVTMSQAMPIFGQFMNSKGLKVLIDNLEISGTEQLKELADQFMEEMAKQQQMQQEQQQQAMQNNPMAMKARNEQMKLQLDAQQDQVENQLKAAGIAIEKQEADTNFLKVLTEMQSSKIELEVAQARAQAEETRAAVDLAIKHADMQHTHRLKEKEIDHNIKEASKDEMQNREYD, from the coding sequence ATGGATGTTGCGAAGAGGTATTCCAAAGAGTTAGATCGTTTAAAGAAAAACGTTCGTAACAGTTATCAGAACTTTCAGCCAAATTACAAACGATTCAATGAATTCAGACGATTCGTATTTGACTCATCATTAACTGATGACGATAGAATGATATTGGATGCTTTAAAGAAGCCTAAAATAGAGTTCAACATTGGTGAGGCTTATATTAGCCGCTTACGTGGCGAGTTCTCCAAACAACAACCATCAATCGTAGTGACAGCAGATGACGGTGCTAAAGTATCAGCAGAATTAATCGATGTTGTCGGCGCACACTTAAAACACATATTATTCGATGCTAATAAGAACAGTTGCGAATATAACGTTTACACAGACATATTGAGTGGTGGGTTCTCTGCTATCAAGATTTGGACTGAGTACGCTCATCCCATGTCATTCAATCAAGTCATTAAGTTTGATCGAGTATATGATCCTACACTCGTGGGATTTGATCCTTTAGCACGTTTACCACACAAGGGTGATGGCAGATGGTGTTTTGAGTTATTCCCGAAATCAAGGGAAGAGTTTGAAGAGGAACACCCTGATGTCGATCTTCACGGAATAGACTTCACACGCAATGTAGAAGGGTTTAACTGGTCATACAGTAATAATCAAGAAGACGTGTTATTGCTATGTGACTACTATGAGAAGAAAAAGAGAAAAAAGAGAATTGTAGAACTTGTTAATGGTTACACGATGACAGTCGATGACTACGAACAGTTTCTATTCCACTGGAATGAGTCAGGATTGATTGAACAAGCACCTAAGATTAAAGGGAAACCACGCTGGACTGAAATAGAGACGATCTGCCGGTACCGATTCATAGAGAACAAAGTAATTGAGTATGTAGAAACAGACTATCCTGCGCTTCCTATCGTCTTTGTAGACGGTAATTCTATCTTGATTCGTGATGGATCAAACCAAGGATCGTTCATACAGATGACAAGACCTTACATTTATCATCTGAAAGGACTGCAACAATTAAAGAATTTCGCAGGACAAACACTTGCGAACGAATTAGAAAACCTCGTACAGCATAAATTCAAAGTCGCTAAAGAATCATTACCCGATGAACAAGCATATTTAGATGCTTATACGAATATTCAATTAGCTAATACGCTCGTCTATAAAGCGTTCAAAGATAATGATCCGACACAAGCAGTCCCAGCGCCAATGGAGATTCAACGTGTTCCGCCACCAGCAGAAGTTATTAATACATTCACGTTGGTCGATCAGATGGCGCAATCTATTTTGGGTTCGTACGATGCGTCCCTTGGGATTAACGATAATCAGCTATCTGGTACTGCCATTGTCGAGGGTGCTACGCAATCAAATGCTGCTGCAATGCCATACATTGTGGGATTCTTGCAAGCATTAACGCAGGTTGCGAACATCGTAGTGCAGCTCATTCCGAAATATTACGTTACGCCTCGAACCATTCCTGTCGTTAATGGCGAAGGTGAACGCGAATATCAAAAGATTAATCAGCCAGGTGGTGTTTATACCAATTACGATGAGAACGCATTGAGTGTCAAAGTCGAAGCGGGTGTAAACTTTGCGATCCAAAAGTCGAGATCATTGAATCAAATTGTAACAATGTCTCAAGCGATGCCTATTTTTGGTCAGTTCATGAATTCCAAGGGATTAAAAGTACTCATCGATAATCTTGAGATTTCAGGTACAGAGCAATTAAAAGAATTAGCCGATCAGTTCATGGAAGAAATGGCTAAGCAACAACAGATGCAGCAAGAGCAGCAACAACAAGCGATGCAGAATAATCCGATGGCGATGAAGGCTAGAAACGAACAGATGAAGCTGCAATTAGACGCTCAACAAGATCAGGTTGAGAATCAATTAAAAGCCGCAGGGATTGCTATCGAGAAACAAGAAGCTGATACGAACTTCCTAAAAGTCTTAACAGAGATGCAAAGCAGCAAGATAGAATTAGAAGTAGCACAAGCACGTGCGCAGGCTGAAGAAACGCGAGCTGCTGTCGATCTTGCGATTAAACATGCTGATATGCAACACACGCATCGATTGAAAGAGAAAGAAATTGATCATAATATCAAGGAAGCGTCAAAAGATGAGATGCAAAATAGAGAGTATGATTAA